In the Diadema setosum chromosome 11, eeDiaSeto1, whole genome shotgun sequence genome, CACCCAGTTTGCTGCCTCtgtgcctgaaaaaaaaaaagatccaaaAGTACAAGACATAGAAGACACACCATCTGTGtcaggacaaaaacaaaaacaaaaacgcacacAAACAACGTAATATCGTTTCCTAACAAATCATTATGTATTCCATTGATCATGATAGTTCAACGCGACATGATTGAGGAAAAGAACTCACTGGCTGACGTTGCATAAATGTACCTCGCATCACACGTCACACAATTATTATTGCAAAATTGAAATCGAAATGGTGATGCCTTTGCCCCTTGTAATAGCCGTTCATTGATTGAGAAAAAGACGGCACATTGCTAAGTGACAGATCCACGACAGAAAGACCTAGCATGGCACGCTACTTTACATGGACACTCATGAGCTTTAATAGGAATTTTTCTAATTGCAGGGTGATTGCTCATTCTTACACCTCATAATGAATTGTGTCTATTTGTTAATCCTTCTTTAGGtgaatattgttgttgttttttcttccactCTGATTTTTGATGAGATAGTGACAGGAAAGACCATTATATCCGGAAACCGGATGTGGTGATAGGCAGTATCCTATTGATTAAACTCGCGAATTTGACTGTATTGCACGAGATCATGGCAAATGTGTCGTTTGACTATACACAGATGTAAATTTACAGTAAATTGACAGTTTAGCTTAAGTATTTATAAAACATGGGTCTGCCTCCattttgtaaaaaagaaaaaaagaaggaaaaaaggggaaaatgagtAGTGACGCAATCTCTCTTCAACGCAAAAGAGACATGGCCCTACGCCAGACACGTGTTAGAGTGCAACCTACATGTTTCACAGTCGGTGAACTTGCCGACGCTGAATTTAGACGGACTCTGAATCACCGTAACAAATGCGCTCTTCGAGATGGCGTAAAAAAGGGATAaagttgcttttgttttcatcgCAAGAAAATAACAGGAAATTAAATATTTAGCAAAACAAGAAGGCAACACCTAAAAATGTATGATGCATAATGTAAAGAGACGTTACCATGGTGACAGCGTTTGCAGTCCCCTCACGTAAAATACGCCAGCTTTTCTTACCAGGATATGGAATGATAAAAGCTAGTCCTTACCACTCAGGAGACGAATGTATGATTTTATCCTGAACAACagttgcttaaaaaaaaaaaaaaaaaaaaaaaaaaaaaaaaaaaaatcattatcgCAATGATGTCACATTAAAGGTACAAGACAGTTTTAATGAGACTTAAATCATCCATACTGGAATCTTTCAATCTTCAGGGCGGTTACGCGGGCAATGCTGTCGGATTCAAGATGTCATCCCTGCTGAAACTGGTGGAAACGAGAGCCAACAAGCCGAGGATGAACCTACTCCACTATGTCGCCCAGGTATGTCCTGAACAGATTTGATAGAAAAAGAACAGTGTGCATGGTATGTCATATCACCTTACAGGTGCGATGTTGTCTAGCCAAATGACGACCAAATTCGagaagagatagacagatagactgagaaagagatggagagagaattATAGTCGGGACGAAACACAAATTCAAAAATAGCAGCCCTTCCCACAATTTGTTGATGAGTCAGACTTTTGCCTCAGCTAAAATTGTTTTGCCCTTTGAATAACCCAGAACTTGGTACTTGTGTaatcatcatatttcacaactACTTCTACTTGCATCATTTTATCCTGGAAAATCTCCCCGACACGTACATGCCATCATTTTTCTCCTAAGATGTGCAGCCCTTtcaacttttttctttgttactatgTTTCAGTTGGCGGAGGAGAATCATCCAGACCTCCTTCGTTTCCCTGAGGAACTCCATCACCTCGAGGAAGCGTCTAGGTAAGAATGAAGAATTTTGTTGTCATTCTAGTTCTGAGTACAGCTGAGCTTTGAATAAAGCACTAGCATCCTTTACGAGACACGTTTCAAGTGCTGGTGGAACCTCAAGTTGCTTTTAATAGCGTTGTTTACAGTTGGACACTTTATGATGTGTAGAAGTTCAATCTATTTAAAGGACCCAGACTTaggcatttttgttttcattcatattctctGTTGTTGTAATATTTTGGGGCGATTTATTGCCCTTTAAGTAATCTTAGCGTCAGTATTTTGGAAGAGTTTGGCTGCTGTTGAGAGTAGAAGAGCCAAAATGCAATGATTCGTTAAGTAGTAACAGGCTGTTTAGACACCTTTTGTTAGGGGCCAATCAGTGTTATGATTAATCTTGTGACCCActgtgtgcccccccccccctgcagaTTCGCCATTGATCAGCTTCAAGAAGACATAAAGACCCTGCAGGGAAAAGTCGACGCCGTTGCTCAGCAGGTCGAGACGGTGACTGACAACTTGAAGGACTCGATACAACAGTTTCTCACGGTATGTTTAAAGTCCTGATAGCGTCTTTCCCGTTCAGTTCGCACCCTGCATGTTGCTATATCCAACACATCATCGTCCTATCTTTACAAATCAAGATACCTTTTTCAAAGCATCGATataaatttgatttcatatatTAGCGGAAGACATTCAAAGTAtacaatatatttctttttcttcgatATCTTATAAGACTTTACAACTGGAGAATCCAGAGGCATTTTCAAGAGATTACAGAATCAGAATATTAAAATGTAATGGTCATACTGTCATCGTGTCATTTTCCCTTAGGCTATATTTAGGACCGTCATTTCCTTCAATATCAGGTCCTAGTATTCATAATTTGATGAGAATTACTTCAGAAGGCGTGATAGGAAGTGAACAAAATGGCGACGTGTGCTACATTAATAGTCTCTTGATTGCTTTCTGCTTGCAGTTAGCCAAAGAGGACTTGGAGGAGATCGGTATCATGATGGAGTCCGTGGAAGAGCTACGGATCAAACTCGCCGAGTACTTCTGCGAAGATTCTACCACTTTCAAGCTGGAAGAATGTATTCTCACCTTCAAGACCTTCTGCGAGAAGTTCAAGAAAGCCATTGCTGTAAGTAATACTTAGGCACATATTAAGTGGTGATTTGTAATCACTCTACCGAAGCACCGTGATAAGAAAGACCTGctcatgttgtttgtttgggaTCATTAATGTATTCCTTGTACTTTAATGCATCTTACAGTAAGTTACTAGTATTCTTTCGCTCACTCCATTtctgattttccttttcttgcaTCGTAGGAAAACGAAACCAGACAAATCCAGGAGCAACGTGCCAAACAGCGACAGAAGCAGCGCGAGGAACAGCGGGCAGCCACCCTAAAGCGGAGAGACAGCACCCGCAAGGCTTCGACACGTTCCGTCAGCGCCCCAGCAGCCGGAGAACGCTCTAACTCCATCGTGGATAGACTTCTCGGCAACATCCGTGACGGCTTCACGAACAAAAACCAAGGCATTGACACCGATGGAACAATCACGGACAGTGACTACGGAAGCCGTCCAACGTCACCGATCCCGGAGGGTAAAACGTCCACCGACGGTAAAACGTCCACCGAGGACACATCACCTGCATTTACTCGATCATCCTCAGCAAGACGCTCATTACAAAAGTTCGCAAATTTGAACTCAATATCCGAAAACTCAGTGCCAACTAGAGATGAGGTAGACGGCAGTGCGCGAAGGAATTCTCGAATAGGGATTCCGGAAACAAAGAGCGACGATGCTCTCATCAATTTATTAATGACCGAAGACGAAGCCAAGGCTCAAGGTCAACCATTCAAACGCGAAGGGAGTGTCCGTCGAAGCGGTCGCAAGAGAAAATCGGCTCAGTATAGTATGACAGATAGTCGCGAGCGATCCGAATCACCCAGTACTGTTGTGCAAGAGCGGGATGGCAAAGAAATTGGTAGACCGAAAACTTTGGACTCAGAACCCATTGCTGAGCGCCCCATGGAGAATTCAGAAGAGAGCGGCGGTCCTCGCAGTCCACTCAGGCGTGGCTCCCGCTCGCGGGCATCGTTAGAAAACCCAGAAAGTTTGCTTGCAATCAACAGCCTTTCGAGACGAGAGAGGCTTAGAGACTCTGTAGGGGAGGACAATCGGTTAACAGCCCCAGGAGATCAAACAATTTACAGGAATGCAAAGCCGAGAACTGACACAATGAGGCCAGTGTCATACGGAAGTGATGATGGGAGTTTCAGTTCCGAAGTTGCCGAGGCTACTGGCGAAAGATTAGACTCGCACACAATTTGTGACGATATTCACCGCGAAAGAATCGCAAGATACGCCAACACTCAAAGTTCTGAAGCAAATTCACCTGATTTAGACAAAAGACTTTCCGTCGATTCAAACGCGTCTGTTTCTGGCGATGCAACCACCTTTAAACCCATCGATGCCTCTCAAATCGCGAATATTGTAGACGCAGGTGGTCCTGCTCGGTCTATGGTTCCTTGCAAGAATGATAAACTATCACAGCCAGAGGATGTGTCACAGAAAGAAGCGAACAGAGGTGACCAAATGACGCAAAATCTTGATTGCAATTCGCAAACAGATGATGCCGAACCGAAAACTTCTGCACCTACAGATATGTCCGAGCAAAGCGATGCTGTGAATAGCGGTGACCAACTGTCCAGTGATCGATTAGCTGATTGGAATAATCAGGTCAAAAATCTGAACATTACAGCTGCCGTTGAGGCTGTGGAATCGTCAATATATGATCGAACGACGGACAACGTGCAACCAACGAAGGAAGCAATCAAACCTATTGAGCGGAGAGAGAGCGAATATCGGAGGAAGCTGCGACAATGGAGAGCTGAGCGTAGCGAGAGCATCCACCGGGAAGAATCTGCAACTCCACAGGAGCTGACAGAACAGCGCCGCAAGAATGATTCCTATCGGGACAAGCAGAGCGAGGTGTATACGGACGTACCGCTCACCCCACACTTCGCCTTAGAAGCCCTGGCAGTGGAGAGCTTCGAGGAGCAGTATCGGGACAAGATCAACCGCGAGCGCCAATACCTGGAAAACATCTTCCAGAGTTCTGAAACTGATGAGACTAAAGCTGCCGCAGAGGAACCAACAGAGACACCTCCAGCCCCTGTTCGTCCAGTTGGACTCAAGGCGTTAAAGGTAAGCAGAGTTATATATTTCAACGTTATTTAAATGTATAACAACCAGGCAAATTGTATTGCAGGTGGACGGTAATGCTGCACGATGTATGATCACATTATAATATGTAAGTTAGtacgaaaaaatgaaatacagagtaTAGTATTTTAGTATAATTATCTTAATAACTTTGTGTTAATCTCCAAGCCACGTGTATTTTGTTTATGAAATGCAGTTTATATCATTCTTAAAGTAACTTCTACATTGAATATTTTATTAACGTTTAACAAACAATAGTTGCTTACAGTCTCTCGTACCAAGTAGGTTGAAAAGGGGCTTTTTCAAACTTTAGTAAATTTATTTGAAGATGAAACTCATTTGATGACATGGGATCTAATTCACCTCGCTACGTTTctgtatttcttctgttttatgCAGTTGAAACGTCTGTCGTCTGAAATCGATCAAACTTCCGAAGATGACCCCTGGTCCAGCATTGATCAGCAGCAAATGGAGATACGCCGTGACATCTTTGATATCAAGTTGGAGCAGCACCGGAGGAGTGAATCTTTTTCAGATGTGCCTGTGACGCCTAGCAGTCCTGTGAAGGCATTCTCACCGCCAGATGTCATCAGTGATGATATCTTTGTGGAGGATTTAGAAGTTAAGCAAGATATCAACCAAAATATCACAAACTCGATAGAGCTGTCGGGAGGTAAAACACCACTCCTTGATCTGGCGAAGGAGGGAGATGTCATCCAGAAACTCGATGACATGGAGACGTGTGTGCGCGATGATCAGTCGATGAAGGACGTGCAGTCAGAATCCTCTGAATCTACAACAAAGGACACACAGAGTTCCCCGATTGAAGTTCCTCAGAATGAAGATGTACTCGAAGTTAAGAAAGTGTCCCCAACTCTAGCAACAAAGAACGAAAGGAAAGCCAAAGTCACGACATCTAATCAGGATGTGAAACGTACAGctaaaacaacaaagaaagttACCAGTCCCAGAACAAGTCCAGTTGAAACTAGGAGCCTCGGGAGTACAAGGAAATCACCAGTAAGCAATAGAACCGTAACAAATCTTGCTAAAGGAGCGAGTAAAACTTCACCACAAACAGCGAGGAATGGCTCAGTTCGCAGTCCAGTCCCATCTCGAAATAGTACTCCATCCCCAAAGAGCAACGGGTCGACCCCGCGTAGCTCAACGCCTTCTTCTCGTGGCACAACACCAACAACTGCAAAGAAAACTGCATCCTCGGCATCACCACGAGTACCAGCTGGTGTGAGATCAAATGGGGTTAACAAAGCCAGCAGTAGCAGAGCGAGCAGTATAGACTCACTTCATTCGGTCGGATCATCTGTCTCTGAAAGGGGACGCTCTGATTCACCCGCCAGTGGTGTGTCATCAATGTCTAGTGCTAGTCAGTCGAAAAAATCATCTGGCTCTGGTAAAGTTCCCCCGTCTTCAACTAAAAACGTGACAGCAAAGACCTCAAGTTCGCGAACAGCCCCAAATTTAGCTGGAGGAGTGAAAGGAAATGGATCCTCTCGTGCTGTGACAGGAGCAGCTAAGCGAGCTGTTGCCACAAAGTCTGCCGCTGCGGTCTCGACCCAGTCAACAAAAAATTTCGTTCGAGGAGCACCTGAGCGTACTACAATCGCAAATCCCGGTCTTCGCTCCACGAAGTCAAATCTGAGTACCGCGTCAGCTGCTAGAAGCTCGCTGAGAGTACCTTCATCCACGGAGAAGCCGTCAGGAGTGCCTACAAATTTAAAGCCTTCAACAGGGAAAACTTTAACGACTGGACCAAGTAGTACAAACGGTAATTTTAACAGGACGGCTTCAACGCGGCGTTCCAATGTGCCCAACAGAACTGGCAATAGCAACAAAACAAGTTCTTCAAGTTCTGTAAAACCGTCAAGTGGAAAGAAATCAACCACATGTTCCTCGCCCGTTGCTGGAACGAAATCATCCATGAACAAATCTGAGGCTTCTGGAAGGGCTACAACGTCATCGCTGTCGTCACGAAAAACCAATGTCATCAGTCGAAAGGGCGGTGACGTTTCTCGCCGTCCTAAGCCAAAAGCTGACAATGGAGTTGAAGATGACGTAGTGCTGGAAGTGAAGCCAGAGACGCAGATGGCTATTGCACAAAGTGCTGTGGCTGCCCTCCATCAGAAAAAGGCCCAGATGAACAATGAGTCCAAGGAGCAGCAAGAGGAGATATTGTGTGAAAAACCCAAACATCAGGAGGAAAGTTCTGGACTTCATCGAAGCACATCTGATCCTGATCTGCTACGCAGCGCAGAATCCACGCCTGATGTTACCCTTCGAGACCACGCCCTCGGATCAGCCTTCAGGAGAAGTGATCCCAAGCGATACTCGCTGCCTCCAAATGCTAGTAGGACAATTTCGCCTTCCAGCGGTAAGAAGAGTGGGAAACCGGGGAAGCTCAGTCGCATCATGAACCGATTAAGTCGCAGTGGTACTAGGAAAAGTGAAGTGCTAGACTCCAGCATCCGAGAGGACAGGGGCGAGGAATCTGGTGACGAGGACGTTTTTTCTGCTTCTGCAGCATCAACCGCCAAGGCGAAGAAGTCAGCGTCAGCCCCGTCGAAAGAAAAGCTGGCGCGAAACAAGTCTGCCAGCTTCCGGGCCAGCTCGAAGCCTGCGTCCAAGAAAGTCGCATCATCTGGTAGTGCTAAAGACAGTGACTCTAAATCTCCACCCAAGAGGCGCCTCTGGAGATCGTCATCTGTCAAGAGTAAAGACAAGCCTTCAACAAGTAAAAAGGTGTCATCCAAGAGATGAGACTCATCGCAACATCTGaaagtaataataaataatgcaaCTGATATACAACGTCTTCGCAGGAAACAGAATTTATCATTTTTAAGAACTTGCCATGGATTATCTTCATAAATGTTAAATTATTCCAGTGACCATAGCTAGTTTAGCCAGACGTTCTCTTTTCCAAGGTGCATGTTCATGTTCATGCGTCTTGTGATAAAagttttgtatgtattttttgttcGTTCATGGCGCTCCAAAAACGTGAGCAATTTCAACTCGTGAGGTTAAAGCGTGTACGCTGCGAAGAATGATCAAAATAAATCTCAGGGATGTGTGTTACACGTGGCTTTTGATTAAATTAAATGGAGGATTTGTGTAATTACAGATGTTACATTTCGCAAGTCGTGTCTTGTTAAACCTGATGACATTCACaaagcttgtttgtttgcttgtttcgaGTGGCCATCGCATAATGTTGTTTATCGAACACCCAAATCAACCAAATAGGGGCTTGCACTGCAATTGaaccatcaaataaacttagaaCTGATATCTTgtaaacacaacaacaacagcaacatgggaaatacaaaaatacatgggTTTAAAGCAATGTGGTATACAATGATGATTGCATACACCAGCAATTCCTCTTCAATGTCATTTGAGAGTTTCAAAGGATAAGTGAAAGCTAAGATTAAAAACCTATGATCATTATAAGTATATTTcgggggggggaagagaaagaTGAGCCATTTCCTATATTTTccttgatagaaaaaaaaagctaattCCAAATTCAGTTTATTTACCTATTGTATGTTTGAACACAATACGAATAGTGTACAGTATGTTCTCCCTTTCACTTGACACAACAATAACGAAAAAAGCAATAATCCAAATCGCTGAATCTTCTCCAGAAGTGTCGTTGCGCCTTGGTACGCCTTCGTTATCAAACAGTGGTTGTCAAAAGTCCCAAAGTAGTTTTCAGTAGCCATTTTAATGTCTgaaaaacattgtcaaattatttgtcaaacaaaatacaatcctCATTTTTTCTCACTAGTTAATTTACAATTTCTGCGAGTTGATAACATAATATACCCATGGTGCGCACATTATAATTATTTCGAGAACGTCCTGAAGTTAACATGGTAAATGTATGACTTTTGAGTATTGTTTTCAGTCGCAACAAAAACTAGCCCTTGTAAATCATATTATATTTTCAGTGGTGATCTATTGTGTAAATGTATAATCTGCGAGgttgctattaacatgctattTTACTTCTGaatctttttgttttacttaaAAGGGAAAAGTGTCGGAGAAGTATATATTGCTTGTTGATAGTGAATTTATATTCCGTATTGAATCCTCAGTTTACATAAAGTAAGAAAGGCTTCCTCTTGTAACGAATAAGACGTATGTCATATTTTGACGCAGGCCTTGTACATCACATCAATGTATACGTGATTTTATATTAAGATAGTTTGTATACCGACAATTCCTTGTATATTTCCCGTATGGAAAATAAGTGACAAATTAACATAGGTTGGCTTTGATATGAGGTTACCCTCTATCAATTTGATAATCTTAAAGTGCCTTGTCGATATCTTGCAACGTTGGTACTCCGTAATGCCTTTAAATATGTATAAACTACTTCTTGCTGATCTTGTTAGAATAAGCAATATTGCGCAGACatagaacataatattatttctAGTTATTATAGTGAAAGGTGGTTAGCAGCGATATTTAATACTTTATCTTGGACCCTATAACAAATTGTAAGTTTTGACGCGGTGTATACGAAGAAAAATAGAGCGTAGGCTTACATCTTAATTTCGTTAGAACTTCTTGACTTCAGATTCTTTTAAATGGTAGCATCCACTTTAGCCAAAGTGTTTTTCTTTGACATTTACATTATTTATTCAACAATATGAAATGGctgatgtgtgtgtatataatgataaatatcatAAGTCCAAGTATTATG is a window encoding:
- the LOC140234735 gene encoding uncharacterized protein → MESKSQRHRFGLIIDELERAENTSYKTTLVAFINCILIATDSVEDRIRIRNEFVGLKLLDILTNLRKTESDDLDLVVQLDVFDDKKVADEEQYIPGVDLNNHIDVFHAIFKQVSDTPQATPFLTILQHLLRVDPKDALNDVIWEVSEKLIHKAVLLEKKEHAEKLLKLGEREIARSVASLRNRADSVASTPRGENGKDILTPRSENGSISVPAGVSESNGVIGSPRKMGVADAPCVSESIQTHSSTDGVSLSKSSSSITPPSSLPIPAPIVPPTPPPSAPMAGPPPPPPPPPGMGGMPVPPPPPPPPGPGGFPPPPPPAPGMPPPPPGAPGIPGHSSMHMMAPTVVPSVKPTSRMRTLNWVKLPPRKVMTANNSIWSKVNKIENGINADWKMVEELFCQPNLMKQKRKEGKEKEVQKKRDSQEINLLDSRRSLNVNIFLRQFRTTNDVILGLIADSKSSEIGAEKLKSLLKILPESDEIEMIRSFDGDGSKLGQAEKFFVQLVDIPHYKLRVESMLLREEFTANMDYLMPSIEAIVQASKELLKCVSLKDILHLVLMTGNFLNAGGYAGNAVGFKMSSLLKLVETRANKPRMNLLHYVAQLAEENHPDLLRFPEELHHLEEASRFAIDQLQEDIKTLQGKVDAVAQQVETVTDNLKDSIQQFLTLAKEDLEEIGIMMESVEELRIKLAEYFCEDSTTFKLEECILTFKTFCEKFKKAIAENETRQIQEQRAKQRQKQREEQRAATLKRRDSTRKASTRSVSAPAAGERSNSIVDRLLGNIRDGFTNKNQGIDTDGTITDSDYGSRPTSPIPEGKTSTDGKTSTEDTSPAFTRSSSARRSLQKFANLNSISENSVPTRDEVDGSARRNSRIGIPETKSDDALINLLMTEDEAKAQGQPFKREGSVRRSGRKRKSAQYSMTDSRERSESPSTVVQERDGKEIGRPKTLDSEPIAERPMENSEESGGPRSPLRRGSRSRASLENPESLLAINSLSRRERLRDSVGEDNRLTAPGDQTIYRNAKPRTDTMRPVSYGSDDGSFSSEVAEATGERLDSHTICDDIHRERIARYANTQSSEANSPDLDKRLSVDSNASVSGDATTFKPIDASQIANIVDAGGPARSMVPCKNDKLSQPEDVSQKEANRGDQMTQNLDCNSQTDDAEPKTSAPTDMSEQSDAVNSGDQLSSDRLADWNNQVKNLNITAAVEAVESSIYDRTTDNVQPTKEAIKPIERRESEYRRKLRQWRAERSESIHREESATPQELTEQRRKNDSYRDKQSEVYTDVPLTPHFALEALAVESFEEQYRDKINRERQYLENIFQSSETDETKAAAEEPTETPPAPVRPVGLKALKLKRLSSEIDQTSEDDPWSSIDQQQMEIRRDIFDIKLEQHRRSESFSDVPVTPSSPVKAFSPPDVISDDIFVEDLEVKQDINQNITNSIELSGGKTPLLDLAKEGDVIQKLDDMETCVRDDQSMKDVQSESSESTTKDTQSSPIEVPQNEDVLEVKKVSPTLATKNERKAKVTTSNQDVKRTAKTTKKVTSPRTSPVETRSLGSTRKSPVSNRTVTNLAKGASKTSPQTARNGSVRSPVPSRNSTPSPKSNGSTPRSSTPSSRGTTPTTAKKTASSASPRVPAGVRSNGVNKASSSRASSIDSLHSVGSSVSERGRSDSPASGVSSMSSASQSKKSSGSGKVPPSSTKNVTAKTSSSRTAPNLAGGVKGNGSSRAVTGAAKRAVATKSAAAVSTQSTKNFVRGAPERTTIANPGLRSTKSNLSTASAARSSLRVPSSTEKPSGVPTNLKPSTGKTLTTGPSSTNGNFNRTASTRRSNVPNRTGNSNKTSSSSSVKPSSGKKSTTCSSPVAGTKSSMNKSEASGRATTSSLSSRKTNVISRKGGDVSRRPKPKADNGVEDDVVLEVKPETQMAIAQSAVAALHQKKAQMNNESKEQQEEILCEKPKHQEESSGLHRSTSDPDLLRSAESTPDVTLRDHALGSAFRRSDPKRYSLPPNASRTISPSSGKKSGKPGKLSRIMNRLSRSGTRKSEVLDSSIREDRGEESGDEDVFSASAASTAKAKKSASAPSKEKLARNKSASFRASSKPASKKVASSGSAKDSDSKSPPKRRLWRSSSVKSKDKPSTSKKVSSKR